In Saccharomonospora marina XMU15, one genomic interval encodes:
- a CDS encoding THUMP-like domain-containing protein: MPYAFSLDDVAFLRSPEGERAVGACEGLELTGESMLSDVATARRAVGERYAAVLETVLLRRKAHRKLGGAARWLFTEDALQQATPTAVAEYRAGRLAGRDVHDVTCSIGADLVWLARSASRCVGSDIDAVRLAMAGHNCAVEAVDPLLARADALAPATRGCVVVADPARRDVAGRRTWRPRDFVPALDELASVYAGADLAVKTAPGIDPAAVPWAAEVELISLDGQVREACLWSAGLASASRRATVLRSDGTRWSVTDADPDDAVVAEPGEWIIDPDGAVVRAGLVRHYAARHGLWQLDERIAYLSGDEPPPGVRAFRVLEFEGYSEKTLRATLRRHQVGRVEILVRGLDIDPNVLRRRLKPHGPNEASVVLTRIGRSPVAFFCRAERIPAT, encoded by the coding sequence TTGCCCTACGCCTTCTCGCTCGACGACGTCGCCTTCCTCCGCTCGCCCGAGGGCGAACGGGCGGTCGGCGCCTGCGAGGGGCTGGAGTTGACCGGCGAAAGCATGCTCAGCGACGTCGCCACCGCGCGGCGGGCGGTGGGTGAGCGTTACGCCGCCGTGCTGGAGACGGTGCTGCTGCGAAGGAAGGCGCACCGAAAACTCGGCGGCGCGGCGCGGTGGCTGTTCACCGAGGACGCGCTGCAACAGGCCACCCCCACCGCGGTGGCCGAGTACCGCGCCGGTCGCCTCGCGGGCCGGGACGTGCACGACGTGACGTGCTCGATCGGGGCGGACCTGGTGTGGCTGGCGAGGTCGGCGAGCCGCTGCGTGGGTTCGGACATCGATGCCGTCCGGCTGGCGATGGCGGGCCACAACTGCGCGGTCGAGGCGGTCGATCCGCTGCTGGCACGGGCCGACGCGCTGGCCCCGGCGACCAGGGGCTGCGTCGTGGTGGCCGATCCGGCCCGCCGGGACGTGGCAGGCAGGCGCACCTGGAGGCCGAGGGACTTCGTGCCCGCGTTGGACGAGCTGGCTTCGGTGTACGCGGGTGCGGACCTGGCGGTGAAGACCGCGCCGGGCATCGACCCCGCCGCGGTGCCGTGGGCGGCCGAGGTGGAGCTGATCTCCCTCGACGGCCAGGTCCGCGAGGCGTGCCTGTGGAGCGCGGGCCTCGCGTCGGCCTCGCGCAGGGCGACGGTGCTGCGCTCGGACGGCACCCGCTGGTCCGTCACCGACGCCGACCCCGACGACGCCGTTGTCGCCGAGCCGGGGGAATGGATCATCGATCCGGACGGTGCCGTGGTACGGGCCGGGCTGGTACGCCACTACGCTGCCCGTCACGGGCTGTGGCAACTCGACGAGCGCATCGCCTACCTCAGCGGCGACGAACCGCCGCCCGGCGTGCGTGCCTTCCGGGTGCTGGAGTTCGAGGGCTACAGCGAGAAGACGCTGCGCGCGACGCTGCGCAGGCACCAGGTGGGCAGGGTGGAGATCCTGGTGCGCGGCCTGGACATCGACCCGAACGTGCTGCGTCGCAGACTCAAGCCGCACGGCCCGAACGAGGCCAGCGTGGTGCTGACCCGGATCGGCCGGTCGCCGGTGGCGTTCTTCTGCCGCGCCGAGCGGATACCGGCCACGTAG
- a CDS encoding class I SAM-dependent methyltransferase, with amino-acid sequence MTQVSDPAPNPHASAEEVRAAFDDPKLANVLYHDWEAGTYDEKWSISYDERCISYATEVFEAVAGTAGQPYPTAMELGSGTGFFLLNLMQGGVIKKGYVTDLSPGMVEVALRNARNLGLDVEGRVADAERIPYPDDSFDLVVGHAVLHHIPDVTAALGEVLRVLKPGGRFVFAGEPTRIGDFYARRLGQLTWWLTTNLTKLPALSGWRRPQEELDESSRAAALEAVVDLHTFDPAELERTALAAGAVYVRAVTDEFSAALVGWPIRTFEAAVPPQRLTVRWRLFAYHLWLRLSALDRKLLARVLPRSLFYNVMLTGTKPPAPTEL; translated from the coding sequence GTGACCCAGGTGTCCGACCCCGCGCCCAACCCGCACGCCAGTGCCGAGGAGGTGCGTGCGGCCTTCGACGATCCCAAGCTCGCCAACGTGCTGTACCACGACTGGGAGGCGGGCACCTACGACGAGAAGTGGTCGATCTCCTACGACGAGCGCTGCATCTCCTACGCCACCGAGGTGTTCGAGGCGGTCGCGGGCACGGCGGGCCAGCCCTACCCGACCGCGATGGAACTGGGTAGCGGCACCGGGTTCTTCCTGCTCAACCTGATGCAGGGTGGGGTGATCAAGAAGGGGTACGTGACCGACCTCTCGCCCGGCATGGTGGAGGTCGCGCTGCGCAACGCCCGCAACCTAGGGCTCGACGTCGAAGGCAGGGTGGCCGACGCCGAACGCATCCCCTACCCCGACGACAGCTTCGACCTCGTCGTCGGGCACGCCGTACTGCACCACATCCCCGACGTGACCGCGGCGTTGGGTGAGGTGCTGCGGGTGCTCAAGCCGGGCGGCAGGTTCGTGTTCGCGGGAGAACCCACCCGCATCGGCGACTTCTACGCGCGCAGGTTGGGTCAGCTCACCTGGTGGCTCACCACCAACCTGACCAAGCTGCCCGCGCTGAGCGGTTGGCGGCGGCCGCAGGAGGAACTGGACGAGTCCTCCCGTGCCGCCGCGCTCGAGGCGGTGGTGGACCTGCACACGTTCGACCCGGCCGAGCTGGAGCGCACGGCGCTGGCCGCGGGTGCGGTGTACGTGCGGGCGGTGACCGACGAGTTCAGCGCGGCGCTGGTCGGCTGGCCGATCCGCACGTTCGAGGCAGCGGTGCCGCCGCAGCGGCTCACCGTGCGGTGGCGGTTGTTCGCCTACCACCTGTGGTTGCGGCTTTCGGCGCTGGACCGGAAACTGCTGGCGCGGGTGCTGCCGCGCTCGCTGTTCTACAACGTGATGCTCACCGGTACCAAGCCGCCCGCGCCGACGGAACTGTAG